A genomic window from Pyruvatibacter sp. includes:
- a CDS encoding lytic transglycosylase domain-containing protein has protein sequence MHRRHTAAAIAQAQVHTAAARFAIMVSAGLVALVMLLHALPASATPVGTQVLTTADADRYTQIFGQQKRGNWKAADTLIGALEDDVLLGHVLYQRYMHPTAYRSTYRELRGWLAQYADHPGADKIHKLAMKRRGGASVPVRPVRRAFRPTAYHSVYAVSGSSAEGRTSYGRTVAKQVRSLIRRERPTQALNLIDSAKVRNRLGADERAALKARVAWSYYVEGKITRAFELATSIAASNRRDAPLADWYAGLAAWRLDKPDVAAPHFEALAGNISVSDWTRSAAAFWAARSYLAARDPAKAVPMLETAASTGMTFYGLLAQRQLGRTPKVEWADPVADTTSRAALLAVDQVRRGAALAQLGKTGMAEAELKRAHGRLDPSLDLALATLARDLGLPATQLAVALASPQPLGAALFPIPDVEPDGGYQVDRALVLAIARQESKFIADAKSRAGAAGLMQIMPGTAHHITRDASYKRGNARLQDPSHNLALGQTYLQELMGYGEPYGNLFQMAVAYNAGPGNLIRWTKQIGDDAADPLTFIESLPAAETRGYVERIMTNLWLYRLRLGQPSPSLDQAAAGEWPVYAQVERTAAAVRASAF, from the coding sequence ATGCACCGCAGACACACAGCCGCCGCCATTGCGCAGGCGCAAGTTCACACTGCTGCCGCCCGGTTTGCCATCATGGTCAGCGCCGGGCTTGTTGCGCTTGTGATGCTTCTTCATGCGCTTCCCGCCTCAGCAACACCTGTTGGCACACAGGTGCTTACAACCGCCGATGCTGATCGCTACACACAGATTTTCGGCCAGCAGAAGCGTGGCAACTGGAAAGCCGCCGACACACTCATTGGCGCCCTCGAAGATGATGTGCTGCTGGGCCACGTGCTGTATCAGCGCTACATGCATCCCACGGCCTATCGGTCCACTTACCGCGAGTTGCGCGGCTGGCTGGCCCAGTACGCAGACCATCCCGGTGCGGACAAAATCCACAAGCTGGCGATGAAACGGCGGGGCGGGGCCAGTGTGCCGGTGCGTCCGGTGCGGCGCGCCTTCCGCCCGACGGCCTATCACTCCGTTTATGCCGTTTCCGGGTCAAGCGCCGAGGGCCGCACAAGCTATGGGCGCACGGTCGCCAAGCAGGTGCGCTCGCTTATCAGGCGGGAACGCCCGACGCAAGCACTCAACCTGATTGACTCAGCGAAAGTCCGCAACCGTCTGGGTGCGGACGAACGCGCAGCGCTCAAGGCGCGTGTTGCGTGGTCTTATTATGTGGAAGGCAAGATCACCAGGGCGTTTGAGCTTGCGACCTCCATTGCCGCCAGCAACCGCCGCGATGCACCACTGGCGGACTGGTATGCGGGGCTGGCCGCATGGCGTCTGGACAAGCCGGACGTTGCCGCGCCGCATTTTGAAGCGCTTGCGGGAAACATTTCGGTTTCTGACTGGACGCGCTCTGCTGCGGCTTTTTGGGCTGCACGCTCCTATCTGGCGGCGCGCGACCCCGCCAAAGCCGTGCCGATGCTGGAAACGGCAGCAAGCACCGGCATGACGTTTTATGGATTGTTGGCGCAGCGCCAGCTTGGCCGCACACCCAAGGTCGAGTGGGCGGACCCGGTTGCCGACACCACCAGCAGGGCAGCCTTGCTGGCGGTCGATCAGGTGCGACGGGGGGCCGCTCTGGCGCAGCTTGGCAAAACCGGCATGGCGGAAGCCGAACTCAAGCGCGCCCATGGACGCCTCGACCCGTCGCTTGATCTGGCGCTTGCAACACTCGCCCGCGACCTCGGCCTACCGGCAACCCAGCTTGCAGTGGCGCTGGCCAGTCCACAGCCTTTGGGGGCAGCGCTGTTTCCAATACCTGACGTGGAACCCGATGGGGGCTATCAGGTGGACCGCGCTTTGGTGCTGGCAATCGCGCGGCAGGAAAGCAAGTTCATTGCCGATGCCAAAAGCCGCGCCGGTGCTGCGGGGCTGATGCAGATCATGCCGGGCACAGCCCACCACATTACCCGTGACGCCAGCTACAAGCGCGGCAATGCGCGCCTTCAGGATCCGTCGCATAATCTGGCGCTCGGGCAGACCTATCTGCAGGAGCTGATGGGCTATGGCGAGCCTTACGGCAACCTGTTCCAGATGGCGGTTGCGTATAATGCCGGGCCGGGCAACCTCATCCGCTGGACAAAGCAGATTGGCGACGATGCCGCCGACCCGCTGACCTTCATCGAAAGCCTTCCTGCGGCCGAGACGCGCGGCTATGTGGAGCGCATCATGACTAATCTGTGGCTCTATCGGTTGCGTCTGGGCCAGCCATCACCGTCGCTGGATCAGGCGGCAGCGGGCGAGTGGCCGGTATATGCGCAGGTTGAGCGAACCGCAGCGGCAGTCAGGGCGTCGGCCTTCTAA
- a CDS encoding TIGR04282 family arsenosugar biosynthesis glycosyltransferase → MQKHLVIMAKAPALGRVKTRLARDVGPVEATRFYRVALARLIRRMAADTRWTTVVAASPDNEAVEHAHWLETAHGVLPQAKGDLGARMQRVFDHMPPGPVVIIGSDIPDIRPHHIAQAFSALGGNDVVIGPSVDGGYWLIGQKRLPRVLRGFAGVEWSSGRERAQTSANFSEVRVKMLDELSDVDSGTDHARWRERCG, encoded by the coding sequence ATGCAAAAACATCTCGTCATCATGGCCAAGGCGCCCGCTTTGGGCCGCGTCAAAACACGCCTTGCGCGTGATGTGGGGCCTGTTGAGGCAACCCGGTTTTATCGTGTTGCGCTGGCGCGACTGATCCGGCGGATGGCAGCAGACACCCGCTGGACAACGGTGGTAGCCGCCAGTCCGGACAATGAGGCCGTGGAGCACGCGCACTGGCTTGAGACCGCGCACGGTGTTTTGCCGCAAGCAAAGGGTGATCTGGGCGCGCGGATGCAGCGCGTGTTCGATCACATGCCGCCCGGCCCGGTGGTCATCATCGGCAGCGACATCCCCGACATTCGCCCGCATCACATTGCGCAGGCATTTAGTGCGCTTGGTGGCAACGATGTGGTGATTGGGCCCTCCGTGGACGGAGGATACTGGCTCATCGGCCAGAAGCGTCTTCCACGGGTGCTGCGCGGGTTTGCAGGCGTCGAGTGGTCAAGTGGCCGCGAGCGCGCGCAAACCAGTGCCAATTTTAGCGAGGTGCGGGTCAAAATGCTTGACGAGTTGTCCGATGTGGACAGCGGCACGGACCATGCCCGCTGGCGTGAGCGCTGCGGCTAG
- a CDS encoding TIGR04283 family arsenosugar biosynthesis glycosyltransferase — protein MLSVVIPTLNAEKSLTRTLAALVRPTVRGLIKDVVIADGGSTDETRAIAEAAGARFVQAPRGRGTQLAAGAQAARGDWLLFLHADTVLQPGWDEEVETLLDRLQKRGAKGLDFAAVFRFALDDFSFWARMLERTVVWRCWLFGLPYGDQGLLVSRRRYDALGGYRPLQIMEDVDMVRRIGRRRLVFLRTPAVTSPERYLNDGYIARSSRNALCLMLYYLGVNPDRIARIYKKR, from the coding sequence ATGCTGAGCGTTGTGATTCCAACTTTGAATGCCGAAAAGTCCCTGACGCGCACTCTCGCGGCGCTGGTGCGCCCCACTGTGCGCGGCCTCATCAAGGATGTGGTGATTGCAGACGGCGGCTCGACGGATGAAACCCGTGCCATTGCCGAGGCTGCCGGCGCACGCTTCGTGCAGGCACCGCGCGGGCGCGGCACCCAGCTTGCTGCCGGTGCCCAGGCCGCGCGCGGCGACTGGCTGTTGTTTCTGCACGCTGACACAGTTTTGCAGCCTGGTTGGGACGAAGAAGTGGAAACGCTTCTGGACCGCCTGCAAAAGCGTGGAGCCAAGGGTCTGGATTTTGCCGCCGTCTTCAGGTTTGCGCTTGATGATTTCTCATTCTGGGCGCGCATGCTTGAGCGCACGGTTGTGTGGCGCTGTTGGCTTTTTGGTTTGCCCTATGGCGACCAGGGCCTGCTGGTATCGCGCCGCCGCTACGACGCGCTGGGCGGCTATCGCCCGTTACAGATCATGGAAGATGTGGACATGGTGCGCCGCATCGGCAGACGACGCCTTGTGTTTTTACGCACCCCCGCCGTCACCAGCCCGGAGCGCTATTTGAATGACGGCTACATCGCCCGCTCATCGCGCAACGCGCTGTGCCTGATGCTGTACTATCTGGGCGTCAACCCGGACCGCATCGCCCGCATCTATAAAAAGCGCTAG
- a CDS encoding PA0069 family radical SAM protein codes for MNSKATKRQETDGPASARALPDKQIARAATMPVFALAAPQSGQQTRTSHTRHDADTSQGGTRPAPTPAARAASLPIFGPGIGSPQELNEAGKGRGARSNTTGRYENRAAETFHDGWDIEEDAKPLRTQVSEDAARTIITRNQSPDISFDRSINPYRGCEHGCVYCFARPTHAYMGLSPGLDFETRLFAKPNAARLLRRELAKKNYEPRTIAIGTNTDPYQPIERERRITRQVLEVLAEHRHPVAIVTKSALVTRDMDILTDMARDGLVKVAISVTTLDAKLARAMEPRAATPTRRLETIRKLSEAGIPTSAMMAPIIPALNDHEIEALVKACARMGAREVGYVMLRLPLEIKDLFAEWLADVTPDRAKRVMKIVRDMRGGKDYDAEWGTRMTGGGPYAWTTSRRFALARQRAGLSAQRASLRTDLFQVPATGPRQLALI; via the coding sequence ATGAACAGCAAGGCCACCAAACGACAGGAGACGGATGGCCCGGCCAGCGCACGAGCGCTGCCGGACAAACAGATAGCGCGCGCTGCGACCATGCCCGTGTTTGCATTGGCTGCCCCCCAATCCGGCCAGCAAACACGTACCTCTCATACCCGGCATGACGCCGACACGTCCCAAGGCGGCACTCGCCCTGCCCCTACGCCTGCGGCACGTGCGGCATCGCTTCCGATTTTCGGACCGGGTATCGGCTCCCCCCAAGAGCTTAACGAGGCTGGCAAGGGTCGTGGCGCGCGTTCCAACACAACCGGCAGATATGAGAACCGGGCCGCTGAGACGTTTCACGACGGGTGGGATATTGAAGAGGACGCAAAGCCTCTTCGCACCCAGGTGAGCGAGGACGCGGCCCGGACCATTATCACCCGCAACCAGTCGCCCGACATTTCGTTTGACCGCTCCATCAACCCCTATCGGGGCTGTGAGCACGGATGTGTTTATTGTTTTGCACGACCGACCCACGCCTATATGGGGCTGTCGCCGGGGCTGGATTTTGAAACAAGGCTGTTTGCCAAGCCCAATGCAGCCAGGCTGCTGCGGCGCGAACTGGCAAAAAAGAACTATGAGCCGCGCACCATTGCCATCGGCACCAACACCGACCCCTATCAGCCCATTGAGCGCGAGCGGCGGATTACCCGGCAGGTGCTGGAGGTACTGGCAGAACATCGCCACCCGGTCGCCATTGTCACCAAGTCGGCGCTTGTGACCCGCGACATGGATATTCTCACTGACATGGCGCGTGATGGGCTGGTGAAGGTGGCGATCTCCGTTACCACGCTGGATGCCAAACTGGCCCGTGCGATGGAGCCGCGCGCCGCGACACCGACACGGCGGCTTGAGACCATCCGTAAGCTGAGTGAGGCGGGCATACCCACGAGCGCCATGATGGCGCCGATTATTCCCGCGCTCAACGACCACGAAATTGAAGCGCTGGTAAAAGCCTGTGCGCGGATGGGCGCACGCGAAGTGGGCTATGTGATGTTGCGGCTGCCGCTTGAAATAAAGGATCTGTTTGCGGAGTGGCTGGCCGATGTAACGCCCGACCGCGCCAAACGGGTGATGAAAATCGTCCGCGATATGCGCGGCGGCAAGGACTATGACGCTGAATGGGGCACGCGGATGACCGGCGGCGGGCCTTATGCGTGGACAACGTCGCGCCGGTTTGCGTTGGCGCGTCAGCGGGCCGGGCTGTCAGCGCAGCGGGCCTCGTTGCGCACGGACCTGTTTCAGGTGCCCGCGACCGGGCCGCGGCAACTGGCGCTGATTTAG
- a CDS encoding SUMF1/EgtB/PvdO family nonheme iron enzyme produces the protein MRIFTLSVVLLCAGCLTAPTAQVRAAELPAMLVIPAGSVTVGAYADDPAASDDEFPQRTVTLANDFRLGIMPVTLGAFAQFVQATGHVADSGCWVLSADGWVLDPSASWQAPGFDQTDNHPVTCVSRTDALAYLNWLSLQAAQKFRLPTEAEWTHAAGAPAYWGTPYDICIFGNVNDITAKNKVAKAAEPCTDGAMHTSPVGSYAANPNGLHDMIGNVWEWMADCHAGGYDALPVSGAAQHTAGTCDAYALRGHSWTDAPGPVRLETRYALPADARQSMVGFRVAADVAPSDD, from the coding sequence ATGCGCATTTTTACACTTTCCGTTGTTCTGCTTTGTGCGGGCTGTCTCACAGCGCCAACCGCGCAGGTGCGTGCCGCCGAACTTCCGGCCATGCTGGTGATCCCTGCCGGTTCGGTCACTGTTGGTGCGTATGCGGATGATCCCGCAGCGAGCGACGATGAGTTTCCACAGCGCACAGTAACGCTGGCAAATGATTTCAGACTTGGCATCATGCCCGTCACACTTGGTGCCTTCGCGCAGTTTGTGCAGGCAACCGGCCATGTCGCAGATAGCGGGTGCTGGGTCTTGTCCGCCGATGGCTGGGTGCTGGACCCGTCTGCAAGCTGGCAGGCACCCGGCTTTGACCAGACCGACAATCACCCGGTGACATGTGTATCGCGCACAGATGCGCTGGCCTATCTCAACTGGTTGTCGCTGCAAGCAGCGCAAAAGTTCAGGTTACCAACTGAAGCAGAATGGACTCACGCCGCAGGGGCTCCGGCGTATTGGGGCACACCGTATGACATCTGCATATTTGGCAACGTCAACGACATCACCGCCAAAAACAAAGTCGCAAAAGCGGCTGAACCGTGCACCGACGGGGCAATGCACACGTCGCCCGTCGGCAGTTACGCCGCGAACCCCAATGGCCTGCACGACATGATCGGCAATGTCTGGGAGTGGATGGCGGATTGTCATGCAGGGGGATATGACGCGCTGCCCGTCAGCGGCGCGGCGCAGCACACTGCAGGCACCTGTGATGCCTACGCTCTGCGCGGCCATTCGTGGACAGATGCGCCGGGGCCGGTGCGTCTTGAAACGCGGTATGCGCTGCCCGCAGACGCACGGCAATCCATGGTCGGGTTCCGCGTCGCAGCAGATGTGGCCCCCAGCGATGACTAA
- a CDS encoding ribonuclease HII has product MTNAPDLSLETDAFATGAKNVCGIDEAGRGPWAGPVVAAAVILDTAWLPHGINDSKKLTERARDELAAAIHTHAQVGVGLATVEEIDRLNIRAATFLAMARAVAALPALPDMALIDGRDTPDVGCPARAVIKGDGRSLSIAAASIIAKTTRDAMMVAMDADFPGYGFARHKGYGTKAHRAALEKLGITPHHRKSFAPIALLHR; this is encoded by the coding sequence ATGACTAACGCTCCGGACCTGTCGCTTGAGACCGACGCCTTTGCCACGGGCGCCAAGAACGTGTGCGGAATTGATGAAGCGGGCCGCGGGCCGTGGGCGGGGCCGGTGGTGGCCGCAGCGGTCATTCTTGATACCGCGTGGCTGCCCCACGGCATCAATGACTCCAAAAAGTTGACTGAAAGAGCACGTGATGAATTGGCTGCGGCAATCCATACCCATGCGCAGGTCGGTGTCGGTCTTGCCACGGTTGAGGAAATCGACCGGCTGAATATCAGGGCCGCGACATTTCTGGCGATGGCGCGGGCGGTGGCTGCCCTGCCCGCCCTGCCGGACATGGCGCTGATTGACGGGCGGGATACGCCTGACGTGGGCTGCCCGGCGCGGGCCGTCATCAAAGGTGACGGACGGTCGCTTTCCATTGCCGCCGCGTCGATCATCGCCAAGACAACGCGTGATGCCATGATGGTGGCGATGGACGCGGATTTTCCCGGCTACGGCTTTGCCCGTCACAAGGGATACGGCACAAAAGCGCATCGCGCGGCGCTGGAAAAGCTGGGGATAACGCCACATCACCGAAAAAGTTTTGCGCCAATTGCGCTGCTCCACCGCTAG
- a CDS encoding site-specific DNA-methyltransferase — translation MPDACVDVVFADPPYNLQLEGELLRPNNTRVDGVDDAWDQFGSFAHYDEFTRAWLSEAHRVLKPTGTLWVIGSYHNIFRVGVALQDIGFWVLNDIVWRKSNPMPNFRGRRFTNAHETMIWASKGRDAKGYTFNYDAMKALNDDLQMRSDWVLPICSGGERLKDDQGQKAHPTQKPESLLHRVILASSSPGDIVLDPFFGTGTTGAVAKKLGRRFIGIERDPQYAELARQRIERVSHADPEAIEVTQSKRAQPRVPFGTLVERGMIEPGTVLYGPGKRHKARVRADGSLAATGATGSIHKIGAHVQGQEACNGWTFWHLKTDAGLKPIDVLRQKIRAEAN, via the coding sequence ATGCCGGATGCCTGCGTGGATGTTGTGTTCGCGGACCCGCCCTACAATCTGCAGCTTGAAGGCGAGTTGCTGCGCCCCAACAACACACGTGTGGACGGCGTCGATGACGCGTGGGACCAGTTTGGTTCGTTTGCCCACTATGATGAGTTCACCCGCGCCTGGCTGAGCGAAGCGCATCGTGTGCTCAAGCCTACCGGCACACTATGGGTGATCGGCTCCTATCACAATATTTTCCGGGTCGGCGTGGCGTTGCAGGACATCGGCTTTTGGGTGCTCAACGACATTGTGTGGCGCAAGTCAAACCCGATGCCCAACTTTCGCGGACGGCGCTTTACCAATGCGCACGAGACCATGATCTGGGCCTCCAAGGGCCGTGACGCCAAAGGCTATACGTTCAACTACGACGCCATGAAGGCGTTGAACGACGACCTGCAGATGCGCTCGGACTGGGTGTTGCCCATCTGCTCCGGCGGGGAGCGGCTGAAAGACGATCAGGGGCAAAAAGCCCACCCGACGCAAAAGCCCGAAAGCCTGCTGCACCGGGTTATTCTGGCGTCGTCCTCGCCCGGCGACATTGTGCTGGACCCGTTCTTTGGCACCGGCACCACGGGTGCTGTTGCCAAGAAACTGGGCCGCCGGTTTATCGGCATTGAGCGCGATCCTCAGTATGCGGAACTTGCACGCCAGCGTATTGAGCGCGTCAGCCATGCAGACCCTGAAGCCATTGAAGTGACCCAGTCCAAGCGCGCACAACCCCGCGTGCCGTTTGGCACGCTGGTGGAACGCGGCATGATTGAGCCAGGCACGGTGCTGTATGGCCCCGGCAAACGCCACAAGGCGCGGGTGCGCGCCGACGGATCACTGGCGGCAACAGGGGCCACCGGCTCCATTCACAAGATTGGTGCGCATGTGCAGGGGCAGGAAGCGTGCAACGGATGGACGTTCTGGCATTTGAAAACCGACGCGGGTCTCAAGCCCATTGACGTACTGCGCCAGAAGATACGCGCCGAAGCCAATTAG
- the mutY gene encoding A/G-specific adenine glycosylase has protein sequence MTQERTPKARDLLRWYDRHARDLPWRILPAARKNGTQPDPYRVWLSEIMLQQTTVKTVGPYFKKFVRLWPTIGDLAAAPAPDVMSAWAGLGYYSRARNLHACAMAVVDRHGGVFPDTEEVLLTLPGIGPYTAAAIAAIAFNQPAAVMDGNVERVMSRLFAINTPLPAAKTEIRAVLQTLVPRARPGDFAQATMDLGATLCSPRKPACALCPWTEHCQAHALGIAETLPVKPPKKAKPTRYGAAFWLTDHNGHVLVRTRPPSGLLGGMDEIPGSEWLEMRRDQDTLQDAAPMPAKWQALPGTVTHVFTHFALELKVFAAKVKTRGRAPGDWVPVEALHTRALPTVMRKVVAHADVDAAKQFKAKRQG, from the coding sequence ATGACGCAGGAACGCACGCCCAAAGCCCGCGATCTGCTGCGCTGGTATGACCGTCATGCCCGTGATCTGCCGTGGCGTATTTTGCCCGCAGCGCGAAAAAACGGCACGCAGCCAGACCCCTACCGCGTCTGGCTGTCAGAAATCATGTTGCAGCAAACAACGGTCAAAACCGTTGGTCCATACTTTAAAAAGTTTGTCCGGCTGTGGCCGACGATCGGCGATCTGGCCGCAGCGCCTGCGCCTGACGTAATGAGCGCGTGGGCGGGCCTTGGGTACTACAGCCGCGCCCGCAATCTGCATGCCTGCGCCATGGCTGTGGTGGACCGGCATGGGGGCGTTTTCCCCGATACCGAAGAAGTGCTTCTGACGTTACCCGGCATCGGCCCATACACAGCCGCCGCCATTGCGGCAATCGCGTTCAACCAGCCCGCCGCCGTGATGGACGGCAATGTCGAGCGCGTCATGTCGCGCCTTTTTGCCATCAATACACCATTGCCCGCAGCCAAAACTGAAATACGCGCCGTGCTGCAAACGCTGGTGCCGCGTGCCCGCCCCGGCGACTTTGCGCAGGCAACTATGGACCTTGGCGCAACTCTGTGTTCTCCCAGAAAACCCGCCTGTGCACTTTGTCCGTGGACGGAGCACTGTCAGGCCCACGCCTTGGGAATTGCTGAAACGCTACCCGTGAAGCCGCCCAAAAAAGCAAAGCCTACGCGCTACGGTGCCGCTTTCTGGCTCACCGACCACAACGGCCATGTGCTCGTGCGCACCCGCCCGCCAAGTGGCTTGCTTGGCGGCATGGATGAAATCCCAGGCAGCGAGTGGCTGGAAATGCGGCGCGATCAAGACACCTTACAGGATGCAGCGCCAATGCCGGCCAAATGGCAGGCGCTGCCGGGCACCGTCACTCACGTATTCACGCATTTTGCGCTGGAGCTGAAAGTGTTTGCTGCAAAAGTGAAAACGCGCGGCAGGGCACCTGGCGACTGGGTGCCCGTTGAAGCCCTTCACACCCGCGCCCTGCCAACCGTCATGCGCAAAGTTGTGGCGCACGCAGACGTTGACGCCGCAAAGCAGTTCAAGGCTAAGCGCCAGGGCTAA
- a CDS encoding DciA family protein, with protein sequence MPPFRPIPRSVPKRRLELKPLGKTLDGLTRKAFTKFGFADDHVLKRWSEIVGPQMARLTSPERLSRPVKGTGKGTHSGSVLTVRVAGAAALEMQHMAPQLVDKINSFYGRPVVGRLKLVQGPLPDKPKSRSHPKRTTPLPAVNTARYRIDDPELAGALARFEAAIMAKSD encoded by the coding sequence ATGCCACCTTTTCGTCCCATTCCCCGCTCGGTGCCCAAGCGTCGGCTTGAGCTTAAGCCCCTGGGCAAAACTCTGGACGGGCTGACGCGCAAGGCATTTACGAAGTTCGGCTTTGCGGACGACCATGTGCTGAAACGCTGGAGCGAAATCGTGGGTCCGCAGATGGCACGGCTGACATCGCCCGAACGGCTGTCGCGGCCCGTTAAAGGTACGGGCAAAGGCACACATAGCGGCAGCGTTTTGACGGTGCGCGTTGCGGGCGCTGCGGCCCTTGAGATGCAGCATATGGCCCCGCAGCTAGTGGACAAGATCAACAGCTTTTATGGCCGTCCTGTGGTGGGCCGCCTCAAGCTGGTTCAGGGGCCGTTGCCCGACAAACCCAAATCGCGCAGCCACCCTAAACGCACGACGCCGCTCCCCGCAGTGAATACCGCGCGTTATCGCATTGACGACCCGGAGCTGGCAGGTGCGCTTGCAAGATTTGAAGCCGCCATTATGGCCAAGAGCGACTAG
- a CDS encoding thioredoxin domain-containing protein, whose protein sequence is MNARTPETADTPSVSRRTFGARLALTAVVAATLGLAACGDAGTGSADSAGGNPALAVEHPLGDITLGDPNAPVTLVEYASFTCGHCAAFHTVNLPPLKEKYIETGKVFYIFREYPLDPVATAASMLTRCVSPDRYLQFADVLFARQQQWAFSEDPRAALEAIARQGGISSGQFEACMTDQAVLDGLREVQRHAQEDLQVQATPTIFVGTEKINGNLPWPALEEIITNQLPG, encoded by the coding sequence ATGAATGCCCGCACCCCTGAAACTGCCGATACACCGTCTGTCAGCCGCCGCACATTCGGCGCGCGACTGGCACTGACTGCCGTTGTGGCTGCAACGCTGGGCCTTGCCGCCTGTGGTGACGCAGGCACCGGCAGCGCAGACAGTGCGGGCGGCAACCCGGCACTGGCAGTCGAGCATCCGCTTGGTGACATCACGCTGGGCGACCCCAATGCACCGGTGACGCTGGTGGAATATGCGTCGTTTACCTGCGGGCATTGCGCGGCATTCCACACGGTGAACCTGCCGCCGCTGAAGGAAAAATACATCGAGACCGGCAAGGTGTTTTACATCTTCCGCGAATATCCGCTGGACCCGGTAGCCACCGCAGCTTCCATGCTGACGCGCTGTGTTTCGCCGGACCGGTATTTGCAGTTTGCGGACGTGTTGTTTGCCCGCCAGCAGCAATGGGCCTTCAGCGAAGACCCGCGTGCGGCGCTTGAGGCGATTGCACGCCAGGGCGGCATTTCGTCAGGTCAGTTTGAAGCCTGCATGACCGATCAGGCGGTTCTGGACGGGCTGCGCGAGGTGCAGCGCCACGCCCAGGAAGACCTGCAAGTGCAGGCGACACCTACGATTTTTGTCGGCACCGAGAAGATCAACGGCAATCTGCCCTGGCCCGCCCTTGAAGAGATCATCACAAACCAGTTGCCCGGCTAA